The following coding sequences lie in one Arachis ipaensis cultivar K30076 chromosome B03, Araip1.1, whole genome shotgun sequence genomic window:
- the LOC107633232 gene encoding FAS1 domain-containing protein SELMODRAFT_448915-like has product MIMATNHDHHHHLFLLILFFLLQTPLNASSSPSPSPSPFPSPTVTTPPFSCPLSPVTSASSSLPPAIDALIGAGDFSIWVNILSMSNPALLPISATLFIPQDATLNRNGNGNGVPLMVDPFLFPYHVVPQRLIFSDLLLFRRAARLPTLLPGKSISVTDDSAVNFSLDGIPITHPDIYKTPSIAVHGVAGVLDYSVYGDGIPPPPPPPPPPPPPYSPPPHTAVMQPFMPMEETIGMMGGKSGSCGSPRASLWCTLVHVAILALVIQELVFLLH; this is encoded by the coding sequence ATGATAATGGCAACCAATCACgatcaccaccaccatctctttctcctcattctcttcttcctcctccagaCCCCACTGAACGCATCATCATCCCCATCACCCTCGCCATCACCGTTTCCATCACCAACGGTAACAACGCCCCCATTCTCTTGCCCACTATCACCCGTAACTTCCGCATCGTCTTCTCTGCCCCCAGCCATAGACGCACTGATCGGAGCCGGTGACTTCAGCATATGGGTGAACATTCTCTCAATGTCAAACCCTGCATTGCTCCCAATCAGCGCCACACTCTTCATTCCGCAAGATGCCACATTGAACCGCAACGGCAACGGCAACGGGGTTCCGCTTATGGTAGACCCTTTTCTTTTTCCCTACCACGTGGTCCCGCAGCGCCTCATCTTCTCTGACCTCCTCCTCTTCCGCCGCGCCGCCCGCCTCCCAACCCTCCTTCCCGGAAAGTCCATCTCCGTCACCGACGACTCCGCCGTAAACTTCTCCCTCGATGGCATTCCAATCACCCACCCTGACATCTACAAAACCCCCTCCATCGCCGTCCACGGTGTCGCCGGTGTACTCGACTACTCCGTCTACGGCGATGGCATCCCCCcgccacctcctcctcctcctcctcctcctcctccttattCTCCGCCGCCGCACACTGCCGTCATGCAGCCGTTCATGCCGATGGAGGAAACCATAGGAATGATGGGTGGGAAGTCTGGTTCTTGCGGTTCTCCACGTGCGTCTCTATGGTGCACCCTCGTCCACGTGGCAATCTTGGCTCTCGTTATTCAAGAACTCGTCTTTCTTCTGCATTGA